From a single Pseudomonas cremoricolorata genomic region:
- a CDS encoding Na+/H+ antiporter subunit G, translating to MTQTLPFWLELTTAALLLAGSLFAMLGALGLVRLKDYFQRMHPPALASTLGAWCVALASILYFSWLKQSPVLHAWLIPILLSITVPVTTLLLARAALFRKRAAGEEVPEEVSGRDGGN from the coding sequence ATGACCCAGACCCTACCTTTCTGGCTCGAGCTGACCACCGCCGCCCTGCTCTTGGCCGGCAGCCTCTTCGCCATGCTGGGCGCGCTGGGGCTGGTGCGCCTGAAGGACTACTTTCAACGCATGCACCCCCCCGCGCTGGCCTCGACCCTGGGTGCCTGGTGTGTGGCGCTGGCGTCTATCCTGTACTTTTCCTGGCTCAAGCAAAGCCCGGTGCTGCACGCCTGGCTGATTCCGATTCTGCTGTCGATCACCGTTCCGGTGACCACCCTGTTGCTGGCCAGGGCCGCGCTGTTTCGCAAACGTGCAGCCGGTGAGGAGGTCCCGGAAGAGGTCAGTGGCCGCGACGGCGGCAATTAA
- a CDS encoding K+/H+ antiporter subunit F — translation MTGLLANAVLASLFILIIAMALALVRLFRGPSAQDRVLALDYLYILGMLMMLVLGIRYASDTYFEGALLIALFGFVGSFALAKFLLRGEVIE, via the coding sequence ATGACAGGACTGCTTGCCAACGCCGTACTCGCCAGTCTGTTCATCCTCATCATCGCCATGGCCCTGGCCCTGGTGCGACTGTTTCGCGGCCCCTCGGCGCAGGATCGGGTGCTAGCGCTCGACTACCTGTACATTCTGGGCATGTTGATGATGTTGGTGCTGGGCATCCGCTACGCCAGCGACACGTACTTCGAAGGGGCGCTGCTGATTGCCCTGTTCGGCTTCGTCGGATCGTTTGCCCTGGCCAAATTCCTGTTGCGTGGCGAGGTGATCGAATGA
- a CDS encoding Na+/H+ antiporter subunit E: MSRVFPAPLLSLALFVLWLLLNLSLSAGNILLAAILAILAPLLLAPLRPQHAHVRRPWVIVKLIGRVGLDVLRSNLQVAAGVLACGVRPPRSAFVHIPLDLRDAHGLAALSMITTVVPGTVWSELALDRSTLLLHVFDLDDQAAFIEHFKRVYERPLMEIFE, encoded by the coding sequence ATGAGCCGTGTATTCCCCGCCCCGTTGCTGTCGCTGGCGCTGTTCGTCCTGTGGTTGCTGCTCAACCTCTCACTGAGCGCCGGAAACATTCTCCTGGCGGCCATCCTGGCGATACTCGCCCCGTTGCTGCTGGCGCCGCTGCGCCCTCAACACGCCCACGTGAGGCGTCCCTGGGTGATCGTCAAACTCATCGGCAGGGTCGGTCTCGATGTGCTGCGCTCGAACCTGCAGGTGGCCGCCGGTGTACTGGCGTGTGGCGTGCGCCCTCCGCGCTCGGCCTTCGTGCATATTCCCCTCGACCTGCGTGACGCCCATGGACTGGCGGCGCTCTCGATGATTACCACGGTCGTACCAGGCACCGTATGGTCGGAGCTGGCGCTGGACCGCAGCACATTGCTGCTGCATGTCTTTGACCTGGATGATCAGGCCGCCTTCATCGAGCATTTCAAGCGCGTCTATGAGCGTCCATTGATGGAGATTTTCGAATGA
- a CDS encoding monovalent cation/H+ antiporter subunit D, which produces MIGMNQMIVLPILLPLLTAALMLMLGEKHRQLKARLNLLSSTLGLGIAVALLLWVRSQGAAESIGVYLPGNWPAPFGIVLVLDHLSALLLTLTGVIGVSALLFARARWANAGASFHALFQVQLMGLYGAFLTADLFNLFVFFEVLLAASYGLLLHGSGRARVKAGLHYIAINLFASSLFLVGAAMLYGVTGTLNMADLALKIPLVPEADRGLLHAGAAILAMAFLAKAGIWPLNFWLVPAYSSASAPVAALFAIMTKVGLYATLRLWTLLFSGQAGASAHFGGQWLIYGGLVTLAVAAVSILAAQRLERMAALSILVSAGTLLAAIGFGQPILTGAALFYLVSSTLALSALFLLAELIERSRSANEQPLYEEEDALPSPLESLHPPKGINLDDQQKVVVGQIIPWTMAFLGLSFIACALLIIGMPPLSGFIGKLSLISALFNPLGLGVEPEQPLSAAGWTLVTLLILSGMASLIAFGRVGIQRFWKPEERPSPLLRRYEYLPIVILLGLCLILSVKAEPLLRYTQDTAASLQTPERYIQAVLSSRPLPGPTTQPVEVQP; this is translated from the coding sequence ATGATCGGCATGAACCAGATGATCGTCCTGCCGATTCTCCTGCCGCTGCTGACCGCGGCGCTGATGCTGATGCTCGGCGAGAAACATCGGCAACTCAAGGCGCGTCTCAATCTGTTGTCCAGCACCCTGGGGCTGGGCATTGCCGTCGCCCTGCTGCTTTGGGTCAGGAGCCAGGGTGCCGCCGAATCGATCGGTGTGTATCTCCCAGGCAACTGGCCTGCGCCTTTCGGCATCGTCCTGGTACTCGATCACCTGTCTGCGCTCTTGCTGACACTCACCGGGGTAATCGGCGTAAGCGCGCTGCTGTTCGCACGAGCGCGTTGGGCCAATGCCGGGGCCAGCTTCCACGCCTTGTTCCAGGTGCAACTGATGGGGCTGTACGGTGCGTTCCTGACCGCCGACCTGTTCAACCTGTTCGTGTTCTTCGAGGTGCTGCTGGCTGCGTCATATGGCCTGCTGCTGCATGGTTCAGGAAGGGCACGGGTTAAGGCCGGCCTGCACTACATCGCCATCAACCTGTTCGCATCGTCACTGTTCCTGGTCGGCGCAGCCATGCTCTATGGCGTGACTGGCACGCTGAACATGGCCGACCTGGCATTGAAGATCCCACTGGTACCGGAGGCAGACCGCGGACTGCTTCACGCCGGCGCCGCCATTCTGGCGATGGCGTTTCTGGCCAAAGCGGGTATCTGGCCGCTGAACTTCTGGCTGGTACCTGCGTATTCATCGGCCAGCGCCCCGGTCGCCGCACTGTTCGCCATCATGACCAAGGTGGGTCTGTACGCGACACTGCGCTTGTGGACCCTGCTGTTCTCCGGCCAGGCGGGTGCATCGGCGCATTTCGGCGGGCAGTGGCTGATCTACGGGGGACTGGTAACGCTGGCGGTAGCCGCCGTATCGATCCTGGCCGCACAGCGTCTTGAACGTATGGCGGCGCTGAGCATCCTGGTCTCGGCCGGCACTCTGCTGGCAGCCATAGGTTTCGGCCAGCCGATCCTCACCGGCGCTGCGCTGTTCTACCTGGTCAGTTCAACCCTGGCACTCAGCGCGCTGTTCTTGCTGGCCGAACTCATCGAACGTTCGCGCTCAGCCAATGAACAGCCCCTCTACGAAGAGGAAGACGCACTCCCTTCACCGCTCGAGTCGCTGCATCCCCCAAAAGGCATCAACCTGGACGATCAGCAAAAGGTCGTGGTCGGCCAGATCATTCCGTGGACCATGGCCTTTCTTGGCCTGAGCTTCATCGCCTGCGCATTGCTCATCATCGGCATGCCGCCGCTCTCAGGCTTCATCGGCAAGCTCAGCCTGATCAGCGCCCTGTTCAACCCTCTCGGACTGGGTGTGGAACCGGAGCAACCGCTGTCGGCGGCCGGGTGGACACTGGTCACCCTGCTGATTCTTTCCGGGATGGCGTCACTCATTGCCTTCGGCCGAGTGGGCATCCAGCGCTTCTGGAAACCCGAGGAGCGTCCCTCACCGCTGCTGCGACGCTACGAGTACCTGCCCATCGTCATCCTGCTGGGCTTGTGCCTGATCCTGAGCGTGAAGGCCGAACCGCTGTTGCGTTATACCCAGGACACCGCAGCAAGCCTGCAAACACCTGAGCGCTACATCCAGGCCGTGCTGTCCAGCCGTCCCCTGCCAGGCCCTACTACGCAGCCTGTGGAGGTGCAGCCATGA
- a CDS encoding Na+/H+ antiporter subunit C — translation MEEVIAVAIGVLAASGVWLILRPRTYQVIMGLCLLSYGVNLFIFSMGSLFIGKEPIIKDGVPQDLLNYTDPLPQALVLTAIVISFAMTALFLVVMLASRGITGTDHVDGRERDE, via the coding sequence ATGGAAGAAGTCATTGCTGTCGCTATCGGCGTGCTTGCCGCATCGGGGGTGTGGCTCATCCTGCGCCCCCGCACCTACCAGGTGATCATGGGCCTGTGTCTGCTGTCGTACGGCGTCAACCTGTTCATTTTCAGCATGGGCAGCCTGTTCATCGGCAAGGAACCGATCATCAAGGATGGCGTTCCACAAGACCTGCTCAACTACACCGATCCCTTGCCGCAGGCACTGGTGCTCACTGCCATCGTCATCAGCTTCGCCATGACCGCGCTGTTTCTGGTGGTGATGCTGGCCTCACGCGGCATTACCGGGACCGACCATGTCGATGGTCGGGAGCGTGACGAATGA
- a CDS encoding monovalent cation/H+ antiporter subunit A, whose translation MSLIVLLLLPFMGSCLAAVLPHNARNAESILAGLVALAGTVQVALLYPQIADGGVIREEFLWLPSLGLNLVLRMDGFAWLFSLLVLGIGTLVSLYARYYMSPQDPVPRFFAFFLAFMGAMLGVVISGNLIQLVFFWELTSLFSFLLIGYWHHRSDARRGAYMALMVTGAGGLCLLFGALLLGHVVGSYDLDDVLAAGEVIRQHALYPVLLPLILIGALSKSAQFPFHFWLPHAMAAPTPVSAYLHSATMVKAGVFLLARLWPVLSGSEEWFWIVGGAGACTLLLGAFAAMFQNDLKGLLAYSTISHLGLITLLLGLNSPLAAVAAVFHILNHATFKASLFMAAGIIDHESGTRDIRRLSGLIRLVPYTATLAMVASASMAGVPLMNGFISKEMFFAETVFITSSAWVEITLPVIATLAGTFSVAYALRFTVDVFFGPPAQDLPHTPHEPPRWMRAPVELLVLTCLVVGIFPAQSVGPLLAAAALPVVGGTLPEYSLAIWHGWNAPMIMSLVAMSGGVVLYLLLRKQLRRGRFPCPPLIGRLDGKRMFEQGQVRLMLMARRIEELMTTRRLQTQLFMLVVAAFLAGLTPMLYSGLTWGERPKIPGSGVFVALWLIAIACAIGAAWQAKYHRLAALIMVSVCGLMTCITFVWFSAPDLALTQLVVEVVTTVLILLGLRWLPRRLEGVSPLPGSLDRARIRRLRDLVLAILVGTGMAVLSYAMLTRPTPNVISSFYLSRALPEGGGTNVVNVMLVDFRGFDTLGEITVLVAVALTVFALLRRFRPPKESMQPPSQQRRLAPDVITDLVNPRHSADTALGFMMVPAVLVRLLLPMALLVSMYLFMRGHNQPGGGFVAGLVMSVAFILQYMVAGTQWVEAQMSLRPLRWMGTGLLFATLTGVGAMVMGYPFLTTHTAHLHLPILGDLHVASALLFDVGVFSVVVGSTLLILTALAHQSVRAYRPGGPAKTSQAGAA comes from the coding sequence ATGTCTTTGATAGTGCTATTGCTTCTGCCCTTCATGGGCAGTTGCCTGGCGGCTGTCCTGCCGCACAACGCGCGCAACGCCGAGTCCATTCTGGCGGGGCTCGTTGCCTTGGCCGGTACCGTCCAGGTAGCGCTCCTGTATCCGCAGATTGCGGACGGCGGCGTCATTCGGGAGGAGTTTCTCTGGCTGCCGAGCCTGGGCCTGAACCTGGTGCTGCGCATGGATGGCTTCGCCTGGTTGTTCAGCCTGCTGGTTCTGGGCATCGGCACGCTGGTTTCGCTCTACGCCCGCTACTACATGTCGCCGCAAGATCCCGTGCCACGGTTCTTCGCATTCTTCCTGGCCTTTATGGGTGCCATGCTCGGCGTGGTGATCTCGGGCAATCTCATCCAGTTGGTATTCTTCTGGGAGCTCACCAGCCTGTTCTCGTTCCTGCTCATCGGCTACTGGCACCACCGTAGCGATGCGCGTCGCGGCGCCTACATGGCGCTGATGGTCACCGGCGCGGGTGGCTTGTGCCTGCTGTTCGGCGCGCTATTGCTGGGTCACGTGGTCGGCAGCTACGACCTGGACGATGTGCTGGCAGCGGGCGAGGTGATCCGCCAGCACGCGCTATACCCGGTATTGCTGCCCTTGATTCTGATCGGCGCGTTGAGCAAGAGTGCGCAATTCCCGTTTCATTTCTGGCTGCCACATGCCATGGCAGCACCCACTCCGGTCTCCGCCTACCTGCACTCGGCGACCATGGTCAAAGCCGGAGTATTCCTGCTGGCACGACTCTGGCCGGTGCTCTCAGGCAGTGAAGAATGGTTCTGGATCGTTGGAGGCGCAGGCGCGTGTACGCTACTGCTGGGCGCGTTCGCCGCCATGTTCCAGAACGATCTCAAAGGTCTGCTGGCGTATTCGACCATCAGCCATCTGGGCCTGATCACCCTGTTGCTCGGGCTCAATAGCCCGCTGGCGGCCGTTGCGGCAGTGTTCCATATCCTCAATCACGCGACTTTCAAGGCGTCGCTGTTCATGGCAGCAGGCATCATTGACCACGAAAGCGGCACCCGCGACATCCGGCGCCTGAGCGGGCTGATTCGCCTCGTACCCTACACCGCTACGCTGGCCATGGTTGCCAGCGCCTCGATGGCCGGTGTGCCGCTGATGAACGGATTCATTTCCAAGGAAATGTTCTTCGCAGAAACGGTATTCATCACCTCCAGCGCGTGGGTGGAAATCACGCTGCCGGTAATCGCAACGCTGGCCGGCACGTTCAGTGTGGCCTATGCCCTGCGCTTCACGGTCGACGTGTTCTTCGGACCGCCCGCCCAGGATCTGCCGCACACGCCTCACGAGCCGCCGCGCTGGATGCGCGCCCCTGTCGAATTGCTGGTACTGACCTGTCTGGTGGTGGGGATTTTCCCCGCTCAGTCGGTCGGGCCACTGCTTGCCGCTGCTGCGCTACCGGTGGTCGGCGGCACGTTGCCGGAGTATAGCCTGGCCATCTGGCATGGCTGGAACGCACCGATGATCATGAGCCTGGTGGCGATGTCGGGCGGTGTGGTGCTCTACCTGCTGCTGCGCAAACAATTACGGCGAGGCCGCTTCCCCTGCCCTCCCCTGATCGGACGTCTCGATGGCAAGCGCATGTTCGAGCAAGGTCAGGTACGGCTGATGTTGATGGCACGACGTATCGAGGAGTTGATGACCACTCGGCGCCTGCAAACGCAACTGTTCATGCTGGTCGTCGCCGCGTTTCTCGCGGGCCTGACGCCCATGCTCTACAGCGGCCTGACGTGGGGTGAGCGGCCGAAGATTCCAGGGTCCGGCGTGTTCGTCGCGCTGTGGCTGATCGCCATTGCCTGCGCCATCGGCGCTGCCTGGCAAGCCAAGTATCACCGGCTGGCAGCGCTGATCATGGTCAGCGTATGCGGCCTGATGACCTGCATCACCTTCGTCTGGTTCTCGGCACCGGATCTGGCCCTGACCCAGCTCGTGGTCGAGGTGGTCACCACCGTGCTGATTCTGCTGGGCCTGCGATGGTTGCCACGACGCCTCGAGGGGGTCTCGCCTCTGCCCGGCAGCCTGGATAGAGCCCGCATACGCCGCCTGCGTGACCTGGTACTGGCGATACTGGTCGGAACCGGCATGGCAGTGCTTTCGTATGCCATGCTGACACGGCCGACGCCGAACGTGATTTCCTCGTTCTACCTCAGCCGTGCGCTGCCGGAAGGTGGCGGCACCAATGTCGTCAACGTGATGCTGGTGGACTTCCGCGGCTTCGATACGCTGGGGGAAATCACCGTGCTGGTGGCCGTGGCGCTGACCGTGTTCGCCCTGCTGCGGCGCTTCCGCCCCCCCAAGGAGAGCATGCAGCCACCCTCGCAGCAGCGCAGGCTGGCACCAGATGTCATCACTGACCTGGTCAACCCACGGCATTCTGCCGATACCGCACTGGGCTTCATGATGGTACCGGCGGTGCTGGTGCGTCTGTTGCTGCCTATGGCCCTGCTGGTGTCGATGTATCTGTTCATGCGCGGACACAATCAGCCCGGAGGCGGGTTCGTCGCCGGGCTGGTCATGTCGGTGGCATTCATCCTGCAGTACATGGTTGCCGGCACCCAGTGGGTGGAAGCCCAGATGAGCCTGCGACCGTTGCGCTGGATGGGAACCGGCCTGCTGTTCGCCACCCTGACCGGGGTCGGGGCGATGGTGATGGGCTATCCGTTCCTGACCACGCATACGGCTCACCTGCACCTGCCGATCCTGGGCGATCTGCACGTGGCCAGCGCGCTGTTGTTCGACGTCGGCGTATTCAGCGTGGTGGTCGGATCGACCTTGCTGATTCTTACCGCACTAGCTCACCAGTCGGTGCGCGCGTACCGCCCTGGCGGCCCCGCCAAAACCAGCCAAGCAGGAGCCGCCTGA
- a CDS encoding DMT family transporter has product MTANTNPGRLDVTFRISRAECVLLFITMLWGGTFLLVHNVMSISGPMFFVGLRFATAALFVGLLCMRSLPHLTMTELKAGMLIGITIMLGYGLQTMGLQTISSSQSAFITALYVPFVPLLQWLVLGRRPGLMPSLGIAVAFVGLVLLAGPDGGMLNLNHGEMVTLISAVAIAAEIILISRYAGRVDVRRVTVVQLATASLLSFLMMLPTQESIPQWSTLLVASAIGLGAMSAVIQVAMNWAQRSVSPTRATLIYAGEPVWAGVVGRIAGERLPGIALIGAVLIVLAVIISELKLSRRATAKCIEPSQLSGDKK; this is encoded by the coding sequence ATGACCGCCAATACAAACCCCGGCCGCCTGGACGTGACGTTCAGGATAAGCAGAGCTGAATGCGTGCTGCTGTTCATCACCATGTTATGGGGAGGCACGTTTCTGCTGGTGCACAACGTCATGAGCATCAGCGGCCCGATGTTTTTCGTGGGGCTGAGGTTCGCCACCGCCGCGTTGTTCGTCGGCCTACTGTGCATGCGCAGCCTGCCGCATCTGACGATGACAGAGCTCAAGGCCGGCATGTTGATCGGTATCACCATCATGCTTGGTTACGGCCTTCAGACCATGGGCCTGCAGACCATCAGCAGCAGCCAGTCGGCATTCATCACTGCGCTCTACGTGCCCTTCGTACCGCTTTTGCAATGGTTGGTGCTGGGACGCCGTCCAGGTCTGATGCCAAGCCTTGGAATCGCCGTGGCGTTCGTGGGGCTGGTATTGCTGGCAGGGCCTGACGGCGGCATGCTCAACCTCAACCATGGCGAAATGGTCACCTTGATCAGCGCCGTCGCGATCGCCGCCGAGATCATTTTGATCAGCCGCTATGCCGGTCGTGTTGACGTGCGCCGCGTCACCGTCGTGCAACTGGCCACCGCCTCGCTGCTGTCATTTCTAATGATGCTGCCGACCCAGGAGTCGATACCGCAATGGTCGACGCTGCTGGTGGCGAGCGCAATTGGTCTGGGCGCGATGAGCGCAGTCATTCAAGTAGCGATGAATTGGGCGCAGCGTTCTGTGTCACCCACACGCGCGACGTTGATCTATGCCGGAGAGCCGGTGTGGGCAGGCGTCGTTGGACGCATTGCCGGCGAGCGCCTGCCCGGCATCGCCCTGATTGGAGCGGTGCTGATCGTACTGGCAGTGATCATAAGCGAGCTGAAGTTAAGCCGGCGTGCTACGGCCAAATGCATTGAACCCAGCCAACTGAGTGGTGACAAAAAGTAG
- a CDS encoding helix-turn-helix domain-containing protein, with protein MHRHSERSGSVLQHVSHNIRQLRIDSGFSQSALSERSGVSRRMLVAIEAGEKNVSLATLDLIATALAVPFSRLVQAPDQRDLSRINELAWAGQSPGSRALLLGASQATREVELWEWRLEPGERYFSEADAEGWSEQIYVAEGCLTLVIEDIERRVLAGEFYVFASNCRYSYWNADPSVVRFVRNVVI; from the coding sequence ATGCACAGACATTCCGAGCGTTCAGGGTCCGTCCTGCAGCACGTCAGCCACAATATCCGCCAACTGCGTATCGACTCAGGATTCAGCCAATCTGCGCTATCGGAGCGTTCAGGGGTGAGTCGACGCATGCTGGTAGCCATCGAAGCGGGAGAGAAAAACGTCAGCCTTGCCACGCTGGACTTGATCGCAACGGCTCTCGCGGTGCCTTTCAGTCGATTGGTGCAGGCACCCGATCAGCGAGATCTGAGCCGGATCAATGAACTGGCCTGGGCCGGCCAGTCGCCTGGCAGTCGGGCGCTGCTGTTGGGTGCGAGTCAGGCTACGCGTGAGGTCGAACTATGGGAGTGGCGACTCGAGCCAGGTGAGCGCTATTTCAGCGAAGCCGATGCCGAAGGTTGGAGTGAGCAGATCTATGTCGCAGAAGGTTGCCTGACATTGGTCATCGAGGATATCGAGCGGCGAGTGCTTGCCGGAGAATTCTACGTCTTCGCCAGTAATTGCCGTTACAGCTACTGGAATGCCGACCCGTCCGTGGTGCGTTTCGTACGCAATGTGGTGATTTGA
- a CDS encoding aminopeptidase P family protein, protein MNNQSSVSSTVPQRLQQVRSVMLRETIDALLVPSADPHLSEYLPGHWQTRQWLSGFHGSVGTLVVTADFAGLWVDSRYWEQAASELGGSGIELVKAGQDQPDAPQWLVDHVPQGGVVGVDGQVLAVTTARWLTGQLRKRDITLSTHVDLFAEVWSDRPALPAAPVYEHAAPYVSLKRNQKLDALRDGLRETGSDAHLIAALDDIAWLLNLRGSDIAYNPLFLAFLLVEEHRATLFVDRRKIADPLRRALEGDGVELRDYEAVSEVLGQVRQGVRLLIDPGRVTAGLIEHLAGGVVLVEGVSPVVLAKACKSEQDLKHVRHVMEQDGAALCEFFAWFESHQGKDTITELTVDEQITAARARREGFVSPSFATIAAFNSNGAMPHYRATPQSHAVIEGDGLLLVDSGGQYLGGTTDITRMVAVGTPGIEQRQDCTRVLKGMIALSRARFPKGIRSPMLDAIARAPLWSEMVDYGHGTGHGVGYFLNVHEGPQSIAFRASATEQTVMHPGMITSIEPGTYRPGRWGVRIENLVATRNAGTGDFGTFLDFETLTLCPIDIRCLMIEMLDAREKAWLNDYHREVFQRLAPLLERDALVWLERNTQQV, encoded by the coding sequence ATGAACAATCAGTCGTCTGTCTCGTCAACGGTGCCCCAGCGTCTCCAGCAGGTGCGTAGCGTCATGCTGCGAGAAACGATCGACGCGCTGCTTGTGCCTTCCGCCGATCCCCATCTCTCCGAGTATCTGCCTGGACACTGGCAGACCCGTCAGTGGCTGTCGGGCTTTCATGGATCGGTCGGTACGCTGGTCGTGACCGCGGATTTCGCAGGTCTCTGGGTCGATAGTCGCTATTGGGAGCAGGCTGCATCCGAGCTCGGGGGTAGCGGTATCGAGCTGGTCAAGGCAGGCCAGGATCAGCCGGATGCCCCTCAGTGGCTGGTCGACCATGTGCCGCAGGGAGGGGTGGTCGGCGTCGACGGTCAAGTCCTCGCTGTGACGACGGCGCGCTGGCTCACCGGGCAATTGCGCAAGCGCGATATCACGTTGTCTACCCATGTCGACCTGTTCGCTGAGGTCTGGTCCGATCGGCCTGCGCTACCCGCAGCACCTGTCTATGAGCACGCGGCGCCGTATGTGAGTCTCAAACGTAACCAGAAGCTCGATGCACTGCGTGACGGTCTGCGCGAGACAGGCAGTGATGCGCATCTGATCGCTGCGCTCGATGATATCGCCTGGCTGTTGAATCTTCGCGGCAGTGATATTGCCTATAACCCCTTGTTCCTGGCGTTTCTGCTCGTCGAAGAGCACCGCGCGACGTTGTTCGTCGACAGGCGCAAGATCGCTGACCCGCTACGCCGCGCACTGGAAGGCGATGGTGTGGAATTGCGTGATTACGAGGCTGTTTCCGAGGTGCTCGGGCAGGTGCGCCAAGGCGTGCGCCTGTTGATCGATCCAGGCCGGGTCACCGCCGGCCTGATCGAGCATCTGGCCGGCGGCGTAGTGCTGGTCGAAGGCGTCAGTCCAGTAGTACTCGCTAAGGCCTGCAAGTCCGAGCAGGATCTCAAGCACGTTCGCCATGTGATGGAGCAGGATGGTGCTGCGCTGTGCGAGTTCTTTGCCTGGTTCGAGTCCCACCAAGGCAAAGACACGATCACTGAACTGACCGTGGACGAGCAGATCACCGCTGCCCGCGCTCGGCGCGAGGGGTTCGTGTCCCCCAGTTTCGCAACGATCGCAGCATTCAATAGCAACGGCGCCATGCCCCATTACCGCGCGACGCCGCAGTCCCATGCAGTCATCGAGGGCGATGGGCTGCTGTTGGTGGATTCTGGCGGTCAATACCTGGGCGGTACTACCGACATCACTCGCATGGTGGCCGTGGGCACCCCCGGTATCGAGCAAAGGCAGGACTGCACGCGAGTCTTGAAGGGAATGATCGCTTTGTCTCGCGCGCGCTTCCCCAAAGGTATTCGCTCGCCGATGCTCGATGCCATTGCGCGGGCGCCGCTATGGTCGGAAATGGTCGACTACGGTCATGGGACTGGGCACGGCGTGGGCTACTTCCTCAATGTCCATGAAGGGCCGCAGAGCATTGCATTTCGGGCGAGTGCCACAGAGCAGACGGTGATGCATCCGGGGATGATCACCTCGATCGAGCCGGGCACTTATCGTCCAGGAAGGTGGGGCGTGAGAATCGAGAACCTGGTGGCTACGCGAAACGCTGGAACGGGCGATTTTGGCACTTTCCTCGACTTCGAAACGCTCACGCTGTGCCCCATCGATATCAGATGCCTGATGATAGAGATGCTCGATGCCCGCGAAAAAGCCTGGTTGAACGACTATCACCGAGAGGTATTCCAGCGTCTTGCACCGCTGCTGGAGCGTGACGCACTGGTGTGGCTTGAGCGAAACACGCAGCAGGTCTAG
- the rhtA gene encoding threonine/homoserine exporter RhtA yields the protein MNTYTRNLTSMLFPVGLLLIAMISIQSGASLAKSLFPLVGAQGTTALRLIFASIIMVVLLRPWRARMDRAALRSVIIYGMALGGMNLMFYMSVRTIPLGIAVALEFTGPLAVALLGSRRALDFVWIVLAIMGLLLLVPLGNSTAAVDPVGACYALAAGACWALYILYGQKAGAEHGVQTAALGVVIAALFIAPVGIVHAGTALLNPILIPAALGIAVLSTALPYSLEMIALTRLPARTFGTLMSMEPVIAALSGLIFLSEMLTNIQWLAILAIITASVGATLTMKRQGPAPVPAD from the coding sequence ATGAATACCTACACGCGCAACCTGACCAGCATGCTGTTTCCGGTCGGCTTGCTACTAATAGCGATGATTTCGATCCAGTCGGGGGCCTCCCTGGCCAAGAGCCTGTTTCCCCTGGTTGGCGCTCAGGGCACCACTGCGCTGCGACTGATCTTTGCCAGCATCATCATGGTTGTCCTGTTAAGGCCCTGGCGAGCGCGAATGGACCGTGCAGCCCTGCGCAGCGTCATTATTTATGGGATGGCCCTGGGTGGAATGAACCTGATGTTCTATATGTCAGTCAGAACGATCCCGCTCGGCATCGCGGTAGCGCTCGAATTCACCGGCCCCTTGGCAGTCGCCTTGCTTGGCTCCCGGCGCGCTCTGGACTTTGTATGGATCGTCCTGGCAATCATGGGCCTGTTGCTGCTTGTGCCATTGGGCAATTCTACAGCTGCGGTCGACCCTGTCGGAGCCTGCTATGCATTGGCCGCCGGCGCCTGCTGGGCACTGTATATATTGTATGGACAGAAAGCCGGCGCCGAGCACGGGGTACAGACCGCTGCCCTGGGTGTAGTGATCGCCGCCCTCTTCATCGCTCCGGTTGGCATCGTGCATGCAGGTACTGCGCTCCTCAATCCAATACTCATACCGGCTGCTCTGGGTATTGCCGTACTGTCCACGGCCCTGCCTTACAGCCTCGAAATGATCGCCCTGACGCGCTTGCCTGCGCGCACCTTCGGCACACTCATGAGCATGGAGCCTGTCATCGCAGCATTGTCCGGACTGATTTTTCTGAGCGAAATGCTGACCAACATCCAATGGCTGGCAATCCTGGCCATCATCACCGCCTCGGTAGGCGCCACCTTGACGATGAAGCGCCAAGGACCAGCGCCCGTCCCGGCAGATTGA